The following coding sequences lie in one Rutidosis leptorrhynchoides isolate AG116_Rl617_1_P2 chromosome 6, CSIRO_AGI_Rlap_v1, whole genome shotgun sequence genomic window:
- the LOC139851784 gene encoding pentatricopeptide repeat-containing protein At1g77170, mitochondrial, which yields MNSIHPLFINITKHQIPKHLTISCYFNHNLSTLASQNNNNNYATQDWAKTISTQITNCTNVRELNSIYARVIRSHMLNRYNAPFYWNTIIRAYTEFYFPTKALYVTTAMFRSGVCPDSYTLPVVLKAVSQINGVSIVRQVHTVAMKNGLETNLFCESGFISLYAKAGGFDDAHKLFDESPDRNLGSWNAVIGGLARGGRAREAVDMFLELKRSGLEPDDVTMVSVTSACGSLGDLGLALQLHTCAFQAKSFEKSDVLMCNSLIDMYGKCGRMDLAYRVFLSMCERNVSSWTSLIVGYAMHGHVTDALECFRCMREASVRPNGVTFVGVLSACVHGGLVQEGKHYFSMMKNEYGIEPWLQHYGCMVDLFGRCGLLDEAREMINKMPMDANVVIWGCLMGACEKYGNVKMGEWVAKHLQEMEPWNDGVYVVMSNIYASNGLWEDVGRMRRIMKERKLEKVPGFSL from the coding sequence ATGAATTCAATTCATCCTCTGTTTATTAATATTACCAAGCATCAAATCCCCAAACACTTAACCATTTCTTGCTACTTTAATCACAATCTTTCAACACTTGCATCccaaaacaataataacaattacgcTACCCAAGATTGGGCTAAAACGATATCAACCCAGATCACAAACTGTACCAATGTACGGGAACTTAACTCAATCTATGCTCGTGTTATAAGAAGCCATATGCTTAATCGTTACAATGCACCATTTTATTGGAATACAATTATTAGAGCATACACCGAGTTTTATTTCCCTACAAAGGCATTGTATGTAACTACAGCCATGTTTCGTTCTGGGGTCTGCCCAGATTCATACACGTTGCCTGTTGTTTTAAAAGCTGTGTCCCAGATCAATGGAGTTTCGATAGTTAGACAGGTTCATACGGTTGCAATGAAAAATGGGTTGGAGACGAATTTGTTTTGTGAAAGTGGGTTTATTAGTTTGTATGCAAAGGCGGGCGGGTTTGACGATGCACACAAACTGTTCGACGAAAGTCCTGATAGAAATCTTGGTTCTTGGAATGCGGTTATTGGTGGGTTGGCTCGAGGTGGGCGTGCTCGAGAAGCTGTGGACATGTTTTTGGAGTTGAAGAGAAGTGGGTTAGAACCGGATGACGTGACTATGGTTAGTGTGACTTCGGCTTGTGGGAGTTTAGGGGATTTGGGTTTGGCACTTCAGCTGCACACATGTGCGTTTCAAGCAAAAAGCTTTGAAAAATCGGACGTTTTGATGTGTAATTCGCTTATAGACATGTATGGGAAATGCGGGAGGATGGATTTAGCTTATAGGGTGTTTTTAAGTATGTGTGAAAGAAACGTTTCTTCATGGACGTCGTTGATTGTAGGGTATGCAATGCACGGGCACGTTACTGATGCATTAGAATGCTTTCGTTGTATGAGAGAAGCATCAGTTAGGCCTAACGGTGTGACATTTGTGGGTGTATTGAGTGCGTGTGTGCATGGTGGGTTAGTACAAGAAGGGAAGCATTACTTTAGTATGATGAAGAATGAATATGGGATCGAACCGTGGTTGCAGCATTATGGATGTATGGTGGACTTGTTTGGTCGATGTGGGTTGCTTGATGAAGCAAGAGAGATGATTAATAAGATGCCAATGGACGCTAATGTGGTTATATGGGGGTGTTTGATGGGTGCTTGTGAGAAGTATGGTAATGTGAAGATGGGTGAATGGGTGGCTAAACATTTGCAGGAAATGGAACCTTGGAACGATGGGGTTTATGTGGTTATGTCGAATATTTATGCTAGTAACGGGTTGTGGGAAGATGTTGGAAGAATGAGAAGAATTATGAAAGAGAGGAAACTTGAAAAAGTTCCTGGATTTAGCTTATGA
- the LOC139853154 gene encoding uncharacterized protein yields the protein MARLTFVFMKLCMFLLIGMTYVFGKSFGTRPLGAINRSFKPIKINAESSLNSLGYKVYNYTQTLDHFNFKPDSHMTFQNRYIVISKYWGGSSKNAPIFVYTGEEVDIIADVELGFPPLLAARFKALLVYIEHRYYGTSMPFGSRDKAYKNSSTLGYFTSEQALADYAQIIVDLKKNMSAQSCPVITIGASYGGMLASWFRMKYPHIAYGAYAVSAPILYFLGLTPQTGYDGIVSKDFNSTSTNCYNTIRESWFEIDRVATQPDGLFNLSKMFNTCLPLNSTQELKDSLEGGYGYWAQYDNPTDNYLQHFCNVIDGAGKKTCILNKIIAGVVALKGNRCIQVGNDSRYKYPGWDWQSCTEMVMPFGRGENDTMYQANPFDLNKYIKECQQVFGVTPRPYWIPVEFGGYGIKTVLKKFASNIIFTNGLRDPYSSGGVLQNISDTVVALYTEKGHHCLDITSPLKTDPDWLTEQRMSVINTIQGWLSKYNVPS from the exons ATGGCAAGGCTAACTTTTGTTTTCATGAAGTTGTGTATGTTCTTGCTAATAGGGATGACTTATGTGTTTGGAAAAAGTTTTGGAACACGCCCTTTAGGTGCAATCAATAGATCATTCAAGCCAATTAAAATTAATGCTGAAAGCTCTCTAAACTCCCTAGGGTATAAAGTTTATAATTATACACAAACGTTGGATCATTTCAATTTTAAGCCAGATAGCCACATGACCTTTCAAAATCGTTATATCGTGATAAGTAAATACTGGGGTGGCTCAAGTAAGAACGCCCCAATCTTTGTTTACACCGGAGAAGAAGTTGACATCATTGCAGATGTTGAACTTGGATTCCCTCCACTTCTTGCTGCACGATTCAAAGCTCTTTTGGTGTACATAGAG CATCGGTACTATGGGACTTCAATGCCATTTGGATCTAGAGATAAGGCATACAAAAACTCTAGCACTCTTGGGTACTTTACCTCGGAGCAAGCTTTGGCAGACTACGCTCAGATTATTGTTGATCTTAAGAAGAACATGTCAGCACAAAGTTGTCCTGTTATAACCATTGGAGCTTCTTATGGTGGAA TGCTAGCTTCGTGGTTTCGCATGAAGTATCCACACATTGCATACGGAGCTTATGCGGTTTCCGCTCCAATCTTGTATTTTTTGGGGCTCACTCCACAAACGGGCTACGATGGTATCGTCTCAAAAGACTTCAAT AGTACAAGTACGAATTGTTACAACACCATAAGAGAATCTTGGTTCGAAATTGACAGAGTAGCCACTCAACCAGATGGTCTTTTTAACCTTTCCAAAATGTTCAACACATGCTT GCCATTAAACTCGACCCAAGAGCTTAAGGACAGCCTAGAGGGTGGATATGGCTATTGGGCTCAATACGACAACCCTACAGACAACTATTTACAACATTTTTGCAATGTTATTGACGGAGCTGGAAAAAAGACTTGTATTCTTAACAAGATCATAGCCGGAGTTGTTGCGCTTAAGGGCAATAGATGCATCCAAGTAGGCAACGATAGCCGTTACAAATATCCTGGATGGGATTGGCAG TCATGTACGGAAATGGTAATGCCATTTGGACGTGGAGAAAACGATACGATGTATCAAGCAAATCCTTTTGATTTGAACAAATATATTAAGGAATGCCAACAAGTTTTCGGTGTGACACCAAGACCTTATTGGATCCCGGTCGAGTTTGGAGGCTAT GGTATAAAAACTGTGCTAAAGAAGTTTGCAAGTAACATTATCTTTACAAATGGACTTCGTGATCCATATAGTTCTGGAGG AGTTCTTCAAAATATATCCGATACAGTTGTAGCTCTATACACAGAGAAAG GGCATCATTGCTTGGATATTACCTCTCCATTAAAGACAGATCCCGACTGGTTAACCGAGCAGCGGATGAGCGTGATTAACACCATACAAGGGTGGCTCTCTAAATATAATGTCCCTAGCTAG